A region of the Deltaproteobacteria bacterium genome:
TGTAAAGCTTTTCTTGCTCTTCTTTCGAGATGACGTCATAGGGCGGAGCGATGACTTTAGCCAAGTCCTTAAACTTTTTTTGATTATAGAAGACTCCGCGAAACGGCGCGATTCGTACCATGTTTTTAGTCGTCCTTGGGTACCGGAATCCGAAGTGCTACCACTAAAACAAAAAGATTACAGGATCAGAAAATAAAAATGGATAGTGGAAAATTGAAAACGTTTCGGACCTGATCCGTAAATTGCTTTTTCCGAACTTCGTGTCCTTCGTGCCTTCGTGGTGAGTCATTCTGAGATCACGCTTCTTTCGCGACGCCTTGGTTCATGGCGCCGATGCCTTCGATTTCCGATCTCAGAACGTCGCCAGGCTTGAGTTTGGCTTGGAACTCCGGCGAATCGGGATTGCCGGTGGTGAGGAGGTCACCGGGGTAGAGCGTTGTCACCGAGGAGAGAAAGCTGATCTGCGTGGGAATATCGTTGATCATCGCATCGGTCTTGGCCGACTGGGCGAGCTCGCCGTTGATCCACAGCTTCATCGAGAGATTATGCGGGTCGCGGATTTCATCCGCCGTGGTGATCCATGGGCCGATGGGGGCAAAGGTTTCAAAGCCTTTGCGCACGCTGCGGGTGCCGCCCAGGTTCTTGCTCTTGCCGAAGCCGCGCGCGGTGACATCTTGCATAATGGTATAGCCAAAAACCGCGGTCATCGCTTGCGACTTGTCCAGGTGGCGAGTTTTTTTGCCAATGACGACACAGAGTTCGAGCTCAGGAAAAATCGAGTCGGCGCTTTTGGGAATGATGATGTTGTCTTCTGGTCCGGCGATCGCCGAGGGGGGTTTTAAGAAAATGTTTTCCAGCAACTCATCCGGCGAGACGGTGGACGCGCTGCCGCGGCCAACTCCAGCATCGAGGCCGCCGGTGCCGCGCTTGTAATTGCCGGCGGCGGCATAGATTTTCGATGGCCGTTCCACTGGCGGCTTGAGCTCTTTCGCGTCGAGTTTGACACCGCCCCCTTTGGCGGCCAGCTCCGCGAGCTTACCTTTTATTTGATCGTACTGTTCGATCAAATCGATCATCGACGCGCCGCTCGGCAGGATGCCTTGGATCGGAATCAGCGTGTCGTTTTGCACGATGGCCAGGCCATGGGATTTGGTCGTCGCAAGTTTCATCCGCAGCTCCCTTTATCTAACCCATTTTCAATATCTGGTAGCGGCGCTTTTCACAAGACGATGGTTGCTCAATTGATCGTTCCCGGGGCCTATGTCATAAAACAGCGTGTCTCAGACTTGGCTACAGCTCGCCGTGATCGCGGCGCCGGAAAGCTTCGATGCGATCGCGAATTTCTTAATCGAGCGCGGCTCGCCCGGCGTGGCGCTCAGAAAACAAGAAGTGCGCGGTTATTTTGCCGAGCCTTTCGATATCGCGGTGATGCGCCGTGATGTGCAGAAATTTCTGACGGCGATCGAGCGCTACTATCCGAACCGGACCAAGCCACGAATCGCCTGGCGTGTCATCCGCGGCGAGGATTGGAACAAGCGCTGGCGCAAGTTCATCAAACCTCAAAGAGTCGGGGGAAAATTTTGGCTTACGCCGCCGTGGATACCGGTGCCGAAGATGCGCGGGCGGCACGTAATCACTATTGAGCCGGGCATGGCCTTTGGCACCGGCAGCCATGCGACGACGCGCGGCTGTTTAGAGTTGATCGAACGAGTGGCGCGGCGATTTAAAAAAAATCCGTGGACTGCCCTCGATGTGGGCACCGGGTCGGGGATATTGTCGATTGCATTGGTTAAACTTGGCGCGGCGCGAGTGTGGGCGGTCGACAACGATCCGATCGCGATCCAAGTCGCGCAGGAAAATCTGCAGATCAACGGAGCGGCGAAAAAAGTTCGCCTGTCGGGAAGCGATCTGGCCAAGATTCGCCGCGTGTTTCCTCTCGTGGTCGCTAACATCACCGCCGAAACGATTGTCGAGCTCAGCGCGGCGCTGGCAAAAAAAGTTGCGCCGAGAGGTTACGTGATCCTGTCGGGCATTCTCAATGCCCGAGCCCAACGGGTGATCGATGTCATGGCCGCCGCAGGCGCGGTTTTGCTCGAACGCAAACGCGAGGGGCAATGGACATCGCTATTGCTGCGCCGCCAGTGATTTATGCCGCGGTTCTTCTTGCTACGAGCAAACATCGACGGGCGCCGTGGAATCATTTCCGGCGCGGAGCTTGATCATCTGTCGAAAGTTTCGCGGCTGCGCCCGGGCGATAGCATTACCGTCTTTGACGATGAAGGTTGGGAACATCGCGCGGTGGTTCGAGTGCTGACGTCCGAACTGGGTGAGATCGAGATTCAAGATTCCTATCGCGCAGCGCGCGAATCGCCGCTGCCGATCACGCTTGCCCTCGGCTTGACCAAGGGTGACAAAATGGACTTCGTCGTTGAGAAGGCGACCGAGTTGGGCGTGCACACCATTGTCCCGTTCACGTCGGAATTTACCGTGCCCAAGCTCGACGCGCGAAAGATTGCCCAGCGCACCGAGCGCTGGCGCAAAATCGCCTTGAGCGCCGCCAAACAGTGTGGGCGCACGCGAGTGCCGAACATTGAACCGCTCACACCGTATGCCGTTCTGCTGAGTGGCGCGCCAGTGCAAGGAGAGTTGCGGTTGTTGTTTTGGGAGAAGGAAAATGCTCGGACGCTCGATCGTGTCCACGCCGAGCAAAAGCAAGTCAGTGCCATGACCGTCGTCGTCGGAGCTGAAGGCGGTTTTAGCGCTAAAGAGGTTGATCAAGCGGTTCAACAGGGTATTTTAGCCGTGGGTTTAGGCCCGCGCATTCTGCGCGCTGAGACGGCGGCAGTGACCGTGCTGGCGCTGGTTCAGTTTCTCTGGGGCGATTTGAGTTGACTCCGACATTCTTGCGGCGCAAGCTTTTTCGCAGCGGTTGCGCTAGATTGCAGGCATCACCCCATAGCGTTTAACGATGGAATGCCCTAAGTGTCATAGCCCAACTTTGTCGCACTTGGTTCACTGCAAACATTGCGGCACTTTGCTGCCCGGGCATGCCGAGCGTGCGCCTGAAACGATCGATGATGGAGAGCTCAAGATGAGTCGACCCGAGCGCAAAGAAGATTTCGAGTTGGGCGCGCTGCCGGAAGATGACAACCGGGAATTCTCCCGTGAAGAAGGCTGGGTGCCCACGCCGCGCATGACCGGCGAAGTGCCGGCGCGCGCGCTTGAAGAAATTCGCTGGGGCGGCTTTTTCCGTCGTTGTGGCGCATTCCTCATCGACCTGATCGCAGTTGCGGCGCTGGCCGGGATTATGGCAGGGATGGCCTACGTGGGATACAAAGTGGGTCTCGCGGCGCATGGGCGCCGACCTGGGCTAGACAATACGCTGCCGCTGGTGCTCGGTTTGAGCTGGGCTGTGGTGCTTTTGGCCACCGGCTATTTTGTCATGTTGCACACGCTGTGCGGTCAAACACTCGGCAAAGCCATTTTCAAATTGCGCGTTGTCGGTGCGGATCACGAAACCATCGGCTATGGACGGGCGCTCTGGCGTTGGATCGGCACCGTCGCGACCGCGCCGCTCCTCTTGGGACTGCTGTGGATCGTGTGGAGCAGCGAGAAGCGATCGTGGCATGACATGTTGGCCGGAACCTGGGTGATGCGCGAATAGATAGTTTCGGCTAGGAACCCTGGCTTATGAAAGTGCTTAGAATCGGGGTCGTCATGGACCCCGTCGACAAAATCAACATCGATAAAGACACCACGTTTGTGCTGATGCTCGAAGCGCAGCGGCGCGGCCATGAGATCTACTTCATGGAAGTCGACGATCTATTCGTACGCGCCGGCACGCCCTACGGACGTTTTCGCCGCCTCGACCTGGCGCGCGCCACGCCGCACTATCAGCTTGGCACGCCGGCGACGAGCCCCTTGCACGACTTCGACAGCGTCTGGATGCGCAAGGACCCGCCCTTTGACATGAAGTTTTTTTTCGCGACTCATCTGCTGAGCTTGATCGATCAGAACCAGTGCTTTGTCATGAACAATCCCAAAGGCCTGCGCGAAGCCAACGAAAAGCTTTACGCGCTGCGTTTTCCTGAACAGATTCCGCAAACCATGGTAAGCAGCGACATGGAGCGCTTGAAAACCTTCATGATCGAGTTGGGCGGCGAAATGATCGTCAAGCCGCTCGACGGCTGCGGTGGCAGCGGGGTTTTCTATTTGAACGAACAGGACCGCAATACCAATTCGATTCTCGAAGCGGCGACGGACAACGGCCGGCGCTTGGTCATGGGGCAGCGCTATCTCCCAGAGATACGCCAAGGCGACAAACGGATTATCGTGTTAAACGGCGAACCGATCGGCGCCGTCCTGCGCGTGCCGCTCGAGTCGGAAACCCGCGGCAACATCCACGTCGGCGGGCAAGTGGTGAAAACTGAAGTAACCGCGCGCGACAAAGAAATCTGCGCCGCATTGGCGCCGCTGTTGCGCGCCGATGGATTGTATTTTGTCGGACTGGATGTGATCGGCAGCTTTCTAACCGAGGTAAACGTTACGAGCCCCACCGGCATCCAGGAAATTGACGCGCTGAACAACGCGCGCATCGAGACCGACGTAATCGATTTCGTCGAGCGGCAGGTCGAAAAACTTGCTGGTCGTTGAGTGCACAATTCGATTTCTGAGACTCGGCAGGACTGGCGGCTTGGCCAACTGGAACGGTGGGGACTGTTTGAGCGAGCTTTGGCGTTGTTAGCTTGACTCCCCAGTGCTTTTAAGCAATATTCCAGGTTCACTTCATCTGGCCAGGTAGCTCAGTCGGTAGAGCAGAGGACTGAAAATCCTCGTGTCGGCGGTTCAATCCCGTCCCTGGCCACATTTTCCCCATCAGCCAAGTAATTGATTCTACACAGATTTCAGCCGTCCGACAGACTCTCAGCTCTCGGTTCTGCATGCTATTAGCCGAACGGTGGATATCGGGCCGCCGACCACAACCGACAATGCGCCCGCGGGTTGGGTCGGTTCCGACAGCACGGTAACGCTGATGCCGAGTGATGGAAGTGGTTCCGCTGTCGCCATTACGCAGTACTGCACGGATACGACCAACACCTGTGCACCGTTAACGACCGGGACATCAGTTCTAGTCTCTTGTCCGACAGGATCAACCTGTCAGACCTATGTGCGCTATCGCTCGGTGGATAATGTGGGCAACTCAGAGGCCGTGAAAAGCGCGCTGGTGAGAATCGATAAGGCCGCAGCACCCACGGGTATTACTTTAACCTACAACGGCAAGCTGCGCGACAAGGTGGGGCAGAGAGATAGGGCGCGGGATGCCGACGGCACCATCGACGGCGTGTTCACCGTGGCCCTGAGTCCCGGCAGCGCTAATCGCAGCGTGACCCGGTTGGAACTCAGAAACACCGCCATTCCAGGCGGCATCTGGAACACACAAGTGGATGATTCATGGACCTTGGGAGCCGCGGCAGGATTGGATAGCCCGCTGCTCAATGCGGGCGATGACTCGGTGAACTTTGTCGTCAGCGACGGCGGCAATTTTAAGATATTTGCGGCGGACTATGAAGGAAGAATGTTTGGTAATGGGGTCAAGTTTACTTTGACGGTCGAGTTCGGCGACGGAACTTCGGCCTCGGATAGCGTGAGACTGCCGTTTTTCGATTTCGACGGCGACGGCAAGAGCGATATCGGAATCTATCGCGATGGGACTTGGATAATAAAGCCATCCGGGGGTGGGGCGAACATTGTGGAAAGCTTGGGCGCAGCGAGCGATATTCCGGTGCCGGCCGATTACGACGGCGACGGCAAAACTGACATAGCGATTTACCGAACCAACGGGGAATGGGAGATCAAACGCAGCTCGGACCGGCAAGTGATGAAAGTTGGATTTGGGGGGCCGGCGTTCATTCCGGTTCCCGGCGATTACGACGGGGATGGCAAAGCGGATATCGCGGTCTATTTGGACGGCGGCGTGTGGTCGATCCTGAGGTCATCGGATGGCGGGAACACCGTGGTGGCGCACGGGGGAGTGGGCTGGGATGCGGTGGCAGCCGATTACGACGGCGACGGCAAGACGGACATCGCCGTGCATTTCGGCGGTGCCTGGTCGATCTTGTACAGTTCGGATAGCCGCAATCCAAAAGTCCCGTTTGTATTGGGTCATGGCGGTCCTGCGTGGAGCCCGATTCCCGCCGACTACGACGGCGACGGTAGGGCGGACGTGGCGGTGTATCATCCTGTCGGCGCTTGGTCGGTGGTGCAATCGGTCAACAATACCAATGTGGTGTATGGTCATGGCGGCTCGACTGCCGAACCTGTGCCGGCCGACTATGACGGCGACGGCAAAGCAGATATTGCTGTGTATTTTCCTGATGGAGCCAGCGCCGGAGCATGGTCAATCAAGCGGTCGTCGGATAACGGAATTACTAGCGTGGCACATGGCGGTGCGTCCCAGGATCTTCCGCTAAACTGAGGTATCTTCACTAGGTTCAGCGATTCGATTTCACTTGCGGTGAAATTACTCTGCTCGGGAAACCTTCGACTTTGGCAAAACTTTGGCAATTCCCAAATGGTCCCGCTCGAGAGCCGCGAGCTTCGCTGCGGCTTCTTTTAGCGAAATTTCGTCGCTAAGATCATGCTCTGCACGTAAACCCCATCAACTTTCATCGTGTTAAGGAGAACGGCAAGTGATATCTTAGTTAGTAGTCCGCGCTCGTCAATTTGCCAGTAACGCGGCGAATTTTCTTGCGGTTAGGATTTGCGTAGATTTGTGGCGCTCTAATGAGAGCAAGCCACTTTTGTCACCCGTCACCAGATAGTCGGCATTGCCTGCTTCGGACAAAGCAAGCAGAAAATCATCGTTCGGGTCGGGCGAGCGTTTTACCCGCGGTAATCGACTAATCTCCTCCGCGAGTTCCTTGACTTGATTTACAAGGCGGCCTGCTCGATGGGGTTTGATGAGTTTTGCGATGCGCGGTTTTTGCAGTGTGGCGCGTAACTCGGCGAGATGCTCAGTGCAGATCAACAGCGTAAATTTACCGTCTTGCCAAGCATCGTATATGGTGGCGGGATGACCGGCAGGAGAAATCAACGAGGACACCAAAATATTGGTGTCGAGCACCACACGCATCAGGGTTTAGCAGACTTCTTTCGACCGCGTCGTTCGGAGCGAACCTCGTCGACGGCATCGTCAACCAGCCGTTGCAATTTCTCCGGGTCGAGATCAGCATTGCGCATTCTGATATCCTGGACCGTTCGATGAAAGACGCGCCAGCGCACTGCCTCTTCAATAAACTTGGAGAGGTCGCCCTTCTTCATTCCCTGGGCACCTAAGAAAGTGCGCAGCGCGAGGTCGGTATCCCTCGAGACTTTGATATTCCAGCGAACCGATTCATCTTCCATTGGGAACCTCGTATGCAGATAAACACTTATACACCTATCTTACGTTGGTTCCATGCAAGCGGCAAGACAGCACCGGTTGCAGGTAGATCTATTAGTGGTCATCGGATTTTTGCACGTTTGAGCAGCCGAGCGGCGAGTGACGCAGGGAGATTCAGGAGTCAACCCAGTTTGGCACGAGTCCTTTCATCTTGATAGACTTATGGGCTAGAGGTGAAAGTTATGGGAAACAGACTTTGGATCAGCTTACGGTTGCCTTCAAAGCAGTAGAAAGCGAGCTGTCCGGACGGGTTTTTGAGAACCGTTGGAGAGTTCTTGAGTTTGCAGCGATCCAACGCTGCTTCTTAATGTTCTACACGGCACTCTAAGCACGTAAAGGTACGTAAGGGTTCCTACGAGGGTGCGTATGTTGGTTAAGTACTCGACTTCCAAGAGAAAACTATGACCGCAATTTAGCCAATTCGCTGAGAAGGCTTACTAGAGCTGTTCTCAGACCTGGGGATGGGACTTATCGACAACTTATCAACAAGTTGTCAACGCTCACTGTGGAATAGCGAGAGCGGCGCGCGCTACGCCGGCGGCAGATTTATTTGATTATCAACCCGCCGAATCAGGTGCGCAAAATTCCAATCCAGAAACCTAGATCACAAATTGGAATTTTCTAAGCAATAAAGACTGGACAACGGCTAATGGTTTCAATAGGTTCGGCGTAGTAGTCATTGAGTCGAGCCTAGATGATACTCTGTCACAATGCACGCCTGTTGACCTTAGACAAACTGCGGCCGGTTTTAGAAAGACAGCAGATCCTAGTCGATAACGGCGTGATTGCCGCCGTTGGCAAAGACCTCAAGATCGCTGGCTTGCCCATCCGCCAGCGCATCGACTGCACGGGCAAGATCGTCATGCCCGGCCTCATCAATACCCATTCGCATCTGACCGAGATATTACAGCGCAGCTTTCGCGACAATCTGCGCATGGAAGTTTGGCGTGGCTATCGCGCGCGTACCGAAGAATTGGCCAATCCCACGGCGGCGGAGATCGGTGCAGCGGCCGCGCTCGCTTGCGCCGAGATGCTGAAGAACGGAGTGACGGCGGTGGTCGATCATTTCTCGACCCGACCGGGACTTTCCGAGCCGAAAATGATGGCGATCGTTAGGGCGTTCGAGCAGACCGGCATTCGCGGTGTGTTAACACCGTCGCTGCTCGATCGGGATTTTGTCGAGATCGTCGCGGCTAAACGAGCTGCGCGGGCACAGGCTAAAAAACCGAAGGTTCCCTGGCAAGAACAAGTTCTACCGATGCTATCGCATCTAAAACAATCCGCCGCAACTGTGTCGTTAATGTTGGGTCCTTCGTCGCCGTTTAGCTGCAGCGACGAGTTGGTGCGGGAAGTGGTTGAGATGGCGGAGCAGCATGATTTAGGCATTCACACCCACTTACTTGAAACCAAGCTGCAGCGTTGGGGCGGCCGCCAGCTTTATCCCGAAGGCTTGGGCAAGCGCATGCAGCGGCTCGGCTTGTTTTCGCAACGGCTGTCGGCGGCGCACTGTGTGTGGGTCAACGAGAGAGAGATGGATGCGATGGCCGCGGCGGGGGTTAACGCGGTGCACAATCCGGCGAGCAATCTCAAACTGGGCAGCGGCATCGCACCGGTGGTGGCGATGAAAAAACGCGGCATTAACGTGTCGCTCGGCACCGACGGCGGCGATACCAGCGATAGCTACACGATATTCGAACAGATTCGCCTGGCGGCGCTGCTGTCACGGGTGAATACCGAAAATTCCGATGAATGGGTGACAGCGCTCGACGCTTTGCGCATGGGAACGATCAACGGCGCGCAGGCGGTGCCGGCGTGGCGCGGCAAAATCGGCAAGATTGCGAAGGGCTACCGCGCCGATCTCGTCATTCTGCGACCGAACCTGCGGCTGACGCCAGCGGCGGACGTTGTCAATCAACTGGTTTTCTGTGAGAGCGGTCAGTCGGTGGATACCGTGATGGTGGACGGCAAAATTGTCGTCAAGGACGGCCGCCTGCTCTCCATGCGTGAAGAAGAAGTTATGCGCAAGGTGCTGCCGATCAGCAGGAGAATGCAGCGCCATTACCGCGCGCTGGTCCACCAAGAGCCGCCGCAGAGCGAATCGACCGTGCGGCAACTTTATCGAAAGGCGTTTGATGTATAGTCGCGATCGCTAGAAACAAAAGAAGAGAAGGAGACGCCCATGTTTCGTTACGGCAAATGGATCGTTCTGTTGGCGCTGCTCGCGTCGGCGCCCGCCCACGCGCAGAACGCGCGCACCAGCTACGGCGGCACGTCGGGATTCAACGTGCCGATCTGGGTTGGCCAGGAAGCGGGTTTCTTCAAGAAACATGGCGTCAATTCAGAACTTGTATTGATCAGCGGGGATGCCGCGGCGTTTCAAGTAATGTTGGCCGGCGATCTGCAGTTTGCCAACGCTGCCGGCACCGCGGCGATTCAGGCCAATGTTCAGGGCGCCGACTTCGTGATCATCGCGTCGTCCTACAACTTCATGCCCTACAGTTTTGTCGTGCGGCCGGAGATTCGTGCCGCGAGCGATCTCAAAGGCAAGGTCATGTCGGTGGCGCGGTTGGGCGGCATCAACGAATACGCTGCCTATTTTACGTTTGAGAAACTCGGGTTGGGGCCTAAGGATATGACCTTTGTGCAATCGGGTCCTGACGGCCAGCGCATCGCCGCGCTCCAGTCGGGCGCGGTGGCGGCCACGGTGTTAGCGCCGCCCGGGCTTTATGCGGCAACTTCGCTCGGCTTGAAAGTTTTGGCCGATCTCGGCGAATTGGGTATCAAATATCCGACCGGCACCATCGTCACACGCAAATCTTTTTTGGCCAGCAATCGAGCGTTGGCGAAGCGCTATTTGATGGGCTTTATCGAAGGGCTCAATCTTTACGCGCGCGACAAGGACTATACGCTGAAGGTCATGCAGAAATACGCGCGCTTGAGAGACAAAGACGCGATGGCGAAATCGCACGACTATTTCGTCAAGAATACTTCGGTGGTGCCAATGACCGATGTTGCCGCGATCAAGAACGCGCTGGTCGACAAAGCGGCGGGACGTAACCCGGAAGAGTTCTACGATAATTCGTTGATTCAGGAGTTGGTCAAGGAAGGGTTTGTCGATAAGTTGCCTAAATAGTAATTGGGACTGGGGGAAAATCTTCATGGCGTTGAGCGCGCAAGAGCAGCGAGTACTTGAACTAATCGACGAGAAGGAACTGATCGATCTGGCCGTAGCCATGGGCAACATCACGGCACCGTCGGGCTACGAGCAGCCGATGGCGGACTTTGTGCTGCGCTGGCTGAACGACAACGGTTTCGAGCGATCGTTTCAGCAGCCGATCTGCGAGGGCCGCTCGAACACGATCGCGATTCTCAACGGCCAAGGCGGCGGGCATAATTTGATTTTCAACAGCCACATGGATTCCGAGCAGGGCATGCCGATGCGCTTGGACGAAGCGCCGCCGCCGGGGCCGACGGCGCGGGTCGATTACAATAAGCGGCGCATCTTCGGCCTGGCGGTGCAGAACGATCGCGGCCCGATGGCAGCTTTCATGATCGCCACCAAAGCGATCAAGCAAAGCGGCGTGAAACTGAACGGCGACATTATCATGACCATGGTCGTCGGCGAGATTGGCATGGGACCGGTGGACGAATTTCGCGGCGCGCGGTTTATCGGCAAGGGTTTCGGCAGCCGCCACGCGGTGACGCATGGCGTGAACGGCGATTTCGCCTTAATTGCCGAGACCACCGATTTCGGCGTGACGTGGATCGAGGCGGGTGCGGCCTATTTCAAAATCACCCTCGAAGGGCGCGGGTTCTACACCCCGCGCATCCCGCCGCGCGGCGCCGTCAAAGAGAATCCTAACGCGCTGATCAAAATGATACCGGTCATTGAAGCGATCGAAAAATGGGCGGTGGAGTATGAGCACAAATATACAATCGATTACCCGGTCGGGAAAATGGTGCCGAAGGTGAGCATCGGCGCGATTCGCGCCGGCGCTCCCTATAAGCCGAGCACGACGCCGCGCAGCTGCAGCATCTACGTCGACGTGCGCGTGCCGCCGCCGATTTCTTTTTCTCAGGTGGAGAAGGAGTTGAAGCAGGTCGTCGCCGCCGTCGGACTCGGCGGCACCGTCGAGTGTTTCATGGCGCGCAAAGGCTACGAAGGGAAGAACGTCGAGCCGCTGGTCGACGCGATCCGTGCCGCCCATGCGGCGGTGCGCGGCAGCCAGCCGCCGCCGGTGGATACGCCGGAGACGAGCATGTGGCGCGACATTAATATATTTAACGAAGTCGGTATTCCCGCCGCGACCTTTGGGATGTCGCGCAAAAGCGCACCGGATGCAGCCGAGCGGTTCGTCGAGATTCAAGACATCGTCGACGCCGCAAAGATGTACGCACTGGTGGCGCTTAAGATTTGTGGCTGACGAGCAGACCAACCTATGAACTACGTGGTGGGTGTCGACATCGGCGGGACGTTTACCGATTGTGTGGTGGTCGACGAAGCCGGCCAGATCACCATCGGTAAATCGCTTTCGACGCCCGATGATTTTTCCCGAGGCGCGTTGAACTCGGTGGCCGATGCGGCGCAGAACTTGGGCATCGATAACGTCGACACGCTGTTCCGCTCAACCCGCTTGTTTTTTCACGCATGCACCATCGGTGACAACACGTTGATCACCCGTGCCGGTGCCAAGACTGGGCTTCTGCTGACGCGCGGCTTTGGCGATACGCTGCACATGATGCGCGGCAAGGTCGCCGAAGGATTGACCGAGAACGAAACCGCGCATCGCTCTGCGCTGGTCAAGCCCGAGCCGTTCGTGCCGCGCCGCTCTGTCGAAGAGATCACCGAGCGCATCGACTACAAGGGCAAAGAGTTGATCCCGCTCGATGCCGAGGCCGCAGAGCAGGCGATCGATCGATTGGTTGCGCGCGGCGTCGAATCCTTCGCCATCTGTTTACTATGGTCGATCGTCAACGACGGCCACGAGCGGCAGCTCGCGGCGATTCTCAAAAACAAATACCCGCAGCTGTTTTTCTCATTGTCGAGCGAGGTGGCGCCCTATCTTGGCGAATACGAACGATGCGCGACGACGGTTTTCAATGCCTACATCGGGCCGAAGATTTCTAGCTACTTGCAGAACTTGCAAAGGACCTTGAAATCTAAGGGGCTGGCTCGCGACCCGTTGATCATGCAGGCGTACGGCGGTGTCCTGGGCATCGAAGCGACCTGCAAGAACGCCGTGGGAGTTATCGAATCCGGCCCTGCCGCGGGCATCGTCGGCACACGTTTTCTCGGCGAACACATCGGCGAGAAGAACATTCTCGCCACCGACATGGGCGGCACGACATTCAAAGTTAGCCTGGTGCGCGATGGTGTCATCGAGC
Encoded here:
- a CDS encoding putative toxin-antitoxin system toxin component, PIN family translates to MRVVLDTNILVSSLISPAGHPATIYDAWQDGKFTLLICTEHLAELRATLQKPRIAKLIKPHRAGRLVNQVKELAEEISRLPRVKRSPDPNDDFLLALSEAGNADYLVTGDKSGLLSLERHKSTQILTARKFAALLAN
- a CDS encoding VCBS repeat-containing protein, with translation MDIGPPTTTDNAPAGWVGSDSTVTLMPSDGSGSAVAITQYCTDTTNTCAPLTTGTSVLVSCPTGSTCQTYVRYRSVDNVGNSEAVKSALVRIDKAAAPTGITLTYNGKLRDKVGQRDRARDADGTIDGVFTVALSPGSANRSVTRLELRNTAIPGGIWNTQVDDSWTLGAAAGLDSPLLNAGDDSVNFVVSDGGNFKIFAADYEGRMFGNGVKFTLTVEFGDGTSASDSVRLPFFDFDGDGKSDIGIYRDGTWIIKPSGGGANIVESLGAASDIPVPADYDGDGKTDIAIYRTNGEWEIKRSSDRQVMKVGFGGPAFIPVPGDYDGDGKADIAVYLDGGVWSILRSSDGGNTVVAHGGVGWDAVAADYDGDGKTDIAVHFGGAWSILYSSDSRNPKVPFVLGHGGPAWSPIPADYDGDGRADVAVYHPVGAWSVVQSVNNTNVVYGHGGSTAEPVPADYDGDGKADIAVYFPDGASAGAWSIKRSSDNGITSVAHGGASQDLPLN
- a CDS encoding 16S rRNA (uracil(1498)-N(3))-methyltransferase, which encodes MPRFFLLRANIDGRRGIISGAELDHLSKVSRLRPGDSITVFDDEGWEHRAVVRVLTSELGEIEIQDSYRAARESPLPITLALGLTKGDKMDFVVEKATELGVHTIVPFTSEFTVPKLDARKIAQRTERWRKIALSAAKQCGRTRVPNIEPLTPYAVLLSGAPVQGELRLLFWEKENARTLDRVHAEQKQVSAMTVVVGAEGGFSAKEVDQAVQQGILAVGLGPRILRAETAAVTVLALVQFLWGDLS
- a CDS encoding amidohydrolase family protein translates to MILCHNARLLTLDKLRPVLERQQILVDNGVIAAVGKDLKIAGLPIRQRIDCTGKIVMPGLINTHSHLTEILQRSFRDNLRMEVWRGYRARTEELANPTAAEIGAAAALACAEMLKNGVTAVVDHFSTRPGLSEPKMMAIVRAFEQTGIRGVLTPSLLDRDFVEIVAAKRAARAQAKKPKVPWQEQVLPMLSHLKQSAATVSLMLGPSSPFSCSDELVREVVEMAEQHDLGIHTHLLETKLQRWGGRQLYPEGLGKRMQRLGLFSQRLSAAHCVWVNEREMDAMAAAGVNAVHNPASNLKLGSGIAPVVAMKKRGINVSLGTDGGDTSDSYTIFEQIRLAALLSRVNTENSDEWVTALDALRMGTINGAQAVPAWRGKIGKIAKGYRADLVILRPNLRLTPAADVVNQLVFCESGQSVDTVMVDGKIVVKDGRLLSMREEEVMRKVLPISRRMQRHYRALVHQEPPQSESTVRQLYRKAFDV
- the gshB gene encoding glutathione synthase; this translates as MKVLRIGVVMDPVDKINIDKDTTFVLMLEAQRRGHEIYFMEVDDLFVRAGTPYGRFRRLDLARATPHYQLGTPATSPLHDFDSVWMRKDPPFDMKFFFATHLLSLIDQNQCFVMNNPKGLREANEKLYALRFPEQIPQTMVSSDMERLKTFMIELGGEMIVKPLDGCGGSGVFYLNEQDRNTNSILEAATDNGRRLVMGQRYLPEIRQGDKRIIVLNGEPIGAVLRVPLESETRGNIHVGGQVVKTEVTARDKEICAALAPLLRADGLYFVGLDVIGSFLTEVNVTSPTGIQEIDALNNARIETDVIDFVERQVEKLAGR
- a CDS encoding fumarylacetoacetate hydrolase family protein codes for the protein MKLATTKSHGLAIVQNDTLIPIQGILPSGASMIDLIEQYDQIKGKLAELAAKGGGVKLDAKELKPPVERPSKIYAAAGNYKRGTGGLDAGVGRGSASTVSPDELLENIFLKPPSAIAGPEDNIIIPKSADSIFPELELCVVIGKKTRHLDKSQAMTAVFGYTIMQDVTARGFGKSKNLGGTRSVRKGFETFAPIGPWITTADEIRDPHNLSMKLWINGELAQSAKTDAMINDIPTQISFLSSVTTLYPGDLLTTGNPDSPEFQAKLKPGDVLRSEIEGIGAMNQGVAKEA
- a CDS encoding M20/M25/M40 family metallo-hydrolase, with amino-acid sequence MALSAQEQRVLELIDEKELIDLAVAMGNITAPSGYEQPMADFVLRWLNDNGFERSFQQPICEGRSNTIAILNGQGGGHNLIFNSHMDSEQGMPMRLDEAPPPGPTARVDYNKRRIFGLAVQNDRGPMAAFMIATKAIKQSGVKLNGDIIMTMVVGEIGMGPVDEFRGARFIGKGFGSRHAVTHGVNGDFALIAETTDFGVTWIEAGAAYFKITLEGRGFYTPRIPPRGAVKENPNALIKMIPVIEAIEKWAVEYEHKYTIDYPVGKMVPKVSIGAIRAGAPYKPSTTPRSCSIYVDVRVPPPISFSQVEKELKQVVAAVGLGGTVECFMARKGYEGKNVEPLVDAIRAAHAAVRGSQPPPVDTPETSMWRDINIFNEVGIPAATFGMSRKSAPDAAERFVEIQDIVDAAKMYALVALKICG
- the prmA gene encoding 50S ribosomal protein L11 methyltransferase; the encoded protein is MSQTWLQLAVIAAPESFDAIANFLIERGSPGVALRKQEVRGYFAEPFDIAVMRRDVQKFLTAIERYYPNRTKPRIAWRVIRGEDWNKRWRKFIKPQRVGGKFWLTPPWIPVPKMRGRHVITIEPGMAFGTGSHATTRGCLELIERVARRFKKNPWTALDVGTGSGILSIALVKLGAARVWAVDNDPIAIQVAQENLQINGAAKKVRLSGSDLAKIRRVFPLVVANITAETIVELSAALAKKVAPRGYVILSGILNARAQRVIDVMAAAGAVLLERKREGQWTSLLLRRQ